One genomic region from Candidatus Eisenbacteria bacterium encodes:
- a CDS encoding 2-dehydropantoate 2-reductase — MTYRAGVTQREARAPVLVAGAGALGSVFGGLLARAGWPIVLLGRAEHLDAVRASGLRIEGLFGEHVVRGIEIATDAAALRRSFATVLVTVKSYDTSATVRAIAPHLAADGHLVCLQNGLGNLEQAAEVVGPRRVLGARVIFGAELLAPGRVRVTVNAAPVLVGSPDPADAARAAAGAEWADAFAAAGIPSEPTANLAGELWAKVFYNAALNPLGALLGVPYGHLAQDADTRALMNAAIDEAFAVARASGVALGWPDAAAYRDVFYGALVPPTAAHRSSMLQDLERGRPTEIEAINGYVARRGGEVGIAVPVNTTLTHLIRARVRRSRLGEGPWSH, encoded by the coding sequence ATGACGTATCGTGCCGGCGTGACGCAACGGGAGGCACGCGCGCCCGTGCTGGTGGCCGGGGCGGGCGCGCTCGGCTCGGTCTTCGGTGGCCTGCTGGCGCGTGCGGGATGGCCCATCGTGCTGCTCGGGCGCGCGGAGCACCTGGACGCCGTACGCGCGAGCGGGCTTCGCATCGAAGGCCTCTTCGGGGAGCACGTCGTGCGCGGCATCGAGATCGCGACCGACGCCGCCGCGCTGCGCCGCTCGTTCGCGACCGTCCTCGTCACCGTGAAGTCGTACGACACGTCGGCGACGGTGCGCGCGATCGCGCCGCACCTCGCCGCCGACGGACACCTCGTGTGCCTGCAGAACGGTCTCGGCAACCTCGAGCAGGCCGCGGAGGTCGTGGGGCCGCGACGCGTGCTCGGCGCGCGCGTCATCTTCGGCGCGGAGTTGCTCGCGCCGGGACGCGTGCGCGTGACCGTCAACGCCGCGCCGGTGCTGGTGGGCAGCCCGGATCCGGCGGACGCCGCCCGCGCCGCCGCGGGCGCCGAGTGGGCGGATGCGTTCGCCGCCGCCGGCATTCCCTCGGAGCCGACGGCGAACCTCGCGGGCGAGCTCTGGGCCAAGGTGTTCTACAACGCCGCCCTGAACCCGCTGGGCGCGCTGCTCGGCGTGCCCTATGGCCATCTCGCGCAGGACGCGGACACGCGCGCGCTCATGAACGCCGCGATCGACGAAGCATTCGCCGTGGCCCGCGCGTCGGGCGTTGCCCTCGGCTGGCCCGATGCCGCGGCATATCGCGACGTCTTCTACGGTGCGCTCGTGCCGCCGACCGCGGCGCACCGCTCGTCGATGCTGCAGGACCTGGAGCGCGGCCGCCCGACCGAGATCGAGGCGATCAACGGCTACGTCGCGCGCCGCGGAGGGGAGGTCGGAATCGCCGTACCCGTCAACACGACACTCACGCACCTGATCCGGGCCCGCGTTCGGCGGTCCCGCCTCGGCGAGGGACCATGGAGCCACTGA
- a CDS encoding M20/M25/M40 family metallo-hydrolase — MIQADRIRDLLLELVRIDSLSKREGHIARRLATELSELGADIEFDDAGAKVGGEIGNLIAHVRGTTDAPPLLLCAHMDTVEPGVGVKPIVEGDVIRTDGTTVLGGDDKSGVAIILECLRVCRERTLRHPPLEIVFTICEELGLLGARHLDITRVRARGGLVFDSDAVGFVFTRAPGSNHLEVVVRGRAAHAGMAPEQGVSAIQVAADAISHMRLGRIDAETTANLGVVTGGRAVNIIPDEVRILGEARSHDAAKLDAQCAHMRSCFEDAARRAPGSAVEVRVEPSYAAMNVSDDAPIMRLLRRAAAEVGRTIESAGMGGGCDANILNQRGLEVVNLGTGMREIHTTKEWLKVSDMVAAAEVTLAAIRLAADLRG, encoded by the coding sequence ATGATCCAGGCGGACCGCATCCGCGATCTTCTCCTCGAGCTCGTCCGCATCGACAGCCTCTCGAAGCGCGAGGGCCACATCGCGAGGCGACTCGCGACCGAGCTCTCCGAGCTGGGTGCGGACATCGAGTTCGACGATGCCGGCGCCAAGGTCGGCGGCGAGATCGGGAACCTGATCGCGCACGTGCGCGGCACCACCGACGCGCCGCCGCTCCTGCTCTGCGCGCACATGGACACGGTCGAGCCGGGCGTCGGCGTGAAACCCATCGTCGAGGGCGACGTCATCCGCACCGACGGCACGACGGTGCTCGGTGGTGACGACAAGTCGGGGGTCGCGATCATCCTCGAGTGCCTTCGCGTCTGTCGCGAACGGACGCTCCGGCATCCGCCCCTCGAGATCGTCTTCACGATCTGTGAAGAGCTCGGTCTGCTCGGCGCGCGCCATCTCGACATCACGCGCGTGCGGGCGCGCGGCGGGCTCGTGTTCGACAGCGACGCCGTCGGCTTCGTGTTCACGCGCGCGCCGGGGTCGAATCACCTCGAGGTCGTCGTACGAGGGCGGGCGGCGCACGCGGGAATGGCGCCCGAGCAGGGCGTGAGCGCGATCCAGGTGGCGGCCGACGCGATCTCGCACATGCGGCTCGGGCGCATCGACGCCGAGACGACGGCGAACCTGGGCGTCGTCACCGGCGGGCGCGCGGTCAACATCATCCCCGACGAGGTGCGCATCCTGGGCGAGGCCCGCAGCCACGACGCCGCCAAGCTGGACGCCCAGTGCGCGCACATGCGGAGCTGCTTCGAGGACGCCGCGCGGCGCGCGCCCGGCTCGGCCGTCGAGGTGCGGGTCGAGCCCAGCTACGCGGCCATGAACGTCTCCGACGACGCGCCCATCATGCGGCTCCTGCGCAGGGCCGCCGCGGAGGTCGGACGGACCATCGAATCGGCCGGCATGGGCGGTGGCTGCGACGCGAACATCTTGAACCAGCGGGGCCTCGAGGTCGTGAACCTCGGCACCGGCATGCGCGAGATCCACACCACCAAGGAGTGGCTCAAGGTGAGCGACATGGTCGCGGCGGCGGAGGTCACGCTCGCCGCGATCCGGCTCGCGGCCGATCTTCGCGGCTGA
- a CDS encoding lysylphosphatidylglycerol synthase transmembrane domain-containing protein → MRRFREAGRWGARIAVSLGIVTYILVDVDRQHLWASLTGVRVSWVALALALYLVGQGISALKWAVLGRSVGLRGSYLEYARFYFIGMFFNFLGVSTLGGDVVRALYLGRGHRPGLALNSVLFDRVSGLAILMALGSVTLLAYPQYHFAGPISFALMAGGIVLVVGWWTCPRLVKLLPKDNRIRRQVETDLAPFWRDRGVLLRAVALSLAFHLSQVCVQWLLGRAVGVTLPFSYCLVFHPVLSIMMALPVSIGGFGVREGGYLYFLGLIDVQDSVAVTIGLLWWVVTAIAGLVGGAIFFATGAELPNLRLRREEHSATAA, encoded by the coding sequence ATGCGCAGGTTCCGGGAGGCGGGACGATGGGGCGCGCGGATCGCCGTCAGCCTCGGAATCGTCACCTACATCCTGGTCGACGTCGATCGGCAGCATCTGTGGGCGTCGCTCACGGGTGTACGCGTCTCCTGGGTCGCCCTCGCGCTGGCGCTGTACCTGGTCGGGCAGGGCATCTCCGCCCTCAAGTGGGCCGTGCTCGGACGATCGGTCGGGTTGCGGGGCAGCTATCTCGAGTATGCCCGCTTCTACTTCATCGGTATGTTCTTCAACTTCCTCGGCGTCTCGACCCTCGGAGGGGACGTGGTCCGTGCGCTCTACCTCGGGCGCGGTCACCGGCCGGGACTGGCGCTCAACTCCGTGCTCTTCGATCGTGTGAGCGGGCTCGCGATCCTCATGGCGCTCGGCTCGGTCACGCTCCTCGCCTATCCGCAGTATCACTTCGCGGGGCCGATCAGCTTCGCCCTCATGGCGGGCGGCATCGTTCTGGTCGTCGGGTGGTGGACCTGCCCGCGGCTGGTGAAGCTGCTGCCGAAGGACAATCGCATCCGCCGCCAGGTGGAGACCGATCTGGCGCCGTTCTGGCGCGATCGGGGCGTGCTCCTGCGCGCCGTCGCGCTCTCGCTCGCCTTCCATCTCTCACAGGTGTGCGTGCAGTGGCTGCTCGGTCGCGCGGTGGGCGTGACGCTGCCCTTCTCCTACTGCTTGGTCTTCCACCCGGTGCTCTCGATCATGATGGCGCTCCCGGTCAGCATCGGCGGCTTCGGCGTGCGCGAGGGCGGCTATCTCTACTTCCTCGGCCTGATCGACGTGCAGGACTCGGTCGCGGTCACGATCGGCCTGCTCTGGTGGGTCGTGACGGCCATCGCCGGCCTCGTCGGCGGGGCCATCTTCTTCGCGACCGGCGCCGAGCTCCCGAACCTCCGGCTCCGCCGCGAAGAGCACAGCGCGACCGCCGCGTAG
- a CDS encoding FAD-binding protein, with translation MGLIVVGASVGGLVAAITAADHGHRVVLLERAKELGGGAGTESETIAAAGTRFQRVADLDDAPDRLVADLRAVTRHHLEADETAALVAQSAALVEWLEKRCGVQVTLQSRTAVAGHSAPRLHAVGEQGGASLIATLVSHASRKTHIRVRAATEVERLTTDEAGAVTGIAVRPDRRGASIVTGPVVLACGGFVANDELIATHCPDVKDLPHLGAFGGRGEALRLAEPVGAATSHMGACAVTPFLAQPSHLAVPRAVVDLGGILVNQLGKRFADETKDALALALEIRAQPGKVAYLLFDERVMNAVAANDPFFARVVLPRTARRGSSVAMLAKQLELTEAGLALTLETYNANLGLGGDPFGRQRSRVALEAPFSGIRVTGARRATLGGLAVDAAGRVRHTSGVPIPGLFAVGGAASGLSGDGTDGGLVGMDALVTLGRARAAALALGSVADEGA, from the coding sequence GTGGGGTTGATCGTCGTCGGGGCGAGCGTCGGCGGCCTCGTCGCGGCGATCACCGCGGCCGATCACGGGCACCGCGTGGTGCTGCTCGAGCGCGCCAAGGAGCTCGGGGGCGGAGCCGGGACCGAGTCGGAGACGATCGCCGCGGCCGGCACCCGATTCCAGCGCGTCGCGGACCTCGACGACGCGCCCGATCGCCTGGTAGCCGATCTGCGCGCGGTGACCCGGCATCATCTGGAAGCAGACGAAACCGCCGCGCTCGTCGCCCAGAGCGCGGCCCTCGTCGAGTGGCTGGAAAAACGTTGCGGCGTCCAGGTGACCCTCCAGTCCAGGACCGCGGTGGCCGGCCACAGCGCGCCCCGTCTCCACGCAGTCGGCGAGCAGGGCGGTGCCAGCCTCATCGCGACGTTGGTGAGCCACGCCTCGCGCAAGACCCACATCCGCGTGCGCGCGGCGACCGAGGTCGAGCGCCTCACGACCGACGAGGCGGGCGCGGTCACCGGCATCGCCGTGCGCCCGGATCGACGCGGCGCCTCGATCGTGACGGGGCCCGTCGTGCTCGCCTGCGGCGGCTTCGTCGCCAACGACGAGCTGATCGCGACGCACTGTCCCGACGTGAAGGACCTTCCCCACCTGGGCGCGTTCGGCGGCAGGGGCGAGGCGCTCCGGCTCGCGGAACCCGTCGGCGCCGCCACCTCACACATGGGGGCCTGCGCGGTGACGCCGTTCCTCGCCCAGCCGAGCCATCTCGCGGTCCCGCGCGCGGTCGTCGACCTCGGCGGCATCCTCGTGAACCAGCTCGGCAAGCGGTTCGCCGACGAAACCAAGGACGCGCTGGCGCTCGCGCTCGAAATTCGCGCGCAGCCGGGAAAGGTGGCCTATCTCCTGTTCGACGAGCGCGTGATGAACGCCGTCGCAGCGAACGATCCGTTCTTCGCGCGTGTCGTGCTGCCGCGCACGGCGCGCCGTGGGAGCAGCGTCGCCATGCTCGCGAAGCAGCTCGAGCTCACGGAAGCGGGCCTCGCGCTGACACTCGAAACGTACAACGCGAACCTCGGCCTCGGCGGCGATCCATTCGGCCGCCAGCGCAGCCGCGTGGCGCTCGAGGCGCCCTTCTCCGGCATTCGCGTGACGGGCGCGCGGCGCGCCACGCTCGGCGGCCTCGCGGTCGACGCCGCTGGACGCGTGCGGCACACCTCGGGCGTGCCGATCCCCGGGCTCTTCGCGGTGGGCGGCGCAGCGAGCGGACTCTCCGGCGACGGAACCGACGGCGGGCTCGTCGGAATGGACGCGCTCGTCACGCTCGGCCGCGCGCGGGCCGCCGCGCTCGCGCTCGGCTCGGTCGCCGACGAGGGCGCCTGA
- a CDS encoding lysophospholipid acyltransferase family protein, with amino-acid sequence MAPEVTNGVRREPVWRATPEDDAFGLDVALRERVIPLFRFFYERYWRVEALGLHNLPKSGPALYVSNHSGALPFDGAMICTALHQHDGRVLRFLYDRFVANVAPVDAFYRKVGGVTASRENALEVLKHDGELLIFPEGVSGVAKPFSDRYRLRSFSPGFARIALALGVPVIPVAVVGAEEIYPLVGRAEGVGKLFGMPYVPITPFFPILGLLGALPLPTKWFIKFGKPMQLSVADDEAKWLRARLEAMKVRRKLQAMVTRLKQRRRSVFFG; translated from the coding sequence ATGGCGCCCGAGGTCACGAACGGTGTGCGGCGCGAGCCCGTGTGGCGCGCGACGCCCGAGGACGATGCGTTCGGGTTGGACGTCGCGCTGCGGGAGCGCGTGATCCCGCTCTTCCGCTTCTTCTACGAGCGCTACTGGCGCGTCGAAGCGCTCGGCCTGCACAACCTGCCGAAGTCGGGCCCCGCGCTCTACGTCTCGAACCATTCGGGCGCGCTGCCGTTCGACGGCGCGATGATCTGCACGGCGCTGCACCAGCACGACGGCCGCGTGCTCCGCTTCCTCTACGATCGGTTCGTGGCCAACGTCGCTCCGGTCGACGCGTTCTACCGCAAGGTGGGCGGCGTCACCGCATCGCGCGAGAATGCGCTGGAGGTCCTGAAGCACGACGGCGAGCTGCTGATCTTCCCCGAGGGTGTTTCGGGCGTCGCGAAGCCGTTCAGCGATCGCTACCGGCTGCGCTCGTTCAGCCCGGGCTTCGCGCGCATCGCCCTCGCGCTCGGCGTGCCGGTGATTCCGGTCGCGGTCGTGGGCGCCGAGGAAATCTATCCCCTCGTCGGACGCGCGGAGGGCGTGGGGAAGCTCTTCGGGATGCCGTACGTGCCGATCACCCCGTTCTTCCCCATCCTGGGGCTTCTCGGGGCGTTGCCGCTGCCGACGAAATGGTTCATCAAGTTCGGTAAGCCGATGCAGCTCTCGGTCGCGGACGACGAGGCCAAGTGGCTGCGCGCTCGGCTCGAAGCCATGAAGGTGCGACGCAAGCTGCAGGCGATGGTCACGCGGTTGAAGCAGCGCCGGCGCTCGGTGTTCTTCGGATGA
- a CDS encoding MaoC/PaaZ C-terminal domain-containing protein: MRFDEVAEGDEITPHDLRHSKDAVRAYARACDIYFPRFTDDEGARREGLPEMITPGNMSMGLLSAYLERWAGIGALRRLGTTFRGLVLADRTIRLCGVVTERDESARTVEVDVWIESDEGERLVIGTATLQLA; this comes from the coding sequence GTGCGCTTCGACGAGGTGGCCGAAGGCGACGAGATCACCCCGCACGATCTGCGCCACTCGAAGGACGCCGTGCGCGCCTATGCGCGGGCCTGCGACATCTATTTCCCCCGCTTCACCGACGACGAGGGTGCCCGGCGGGAGGGACTCCCCGAGATGATCACGCCGGGCAACATGAGCATGGGTCTGCTCTCGGCGTACCTCGAGCGATGGGCCGGTATCGGCGCGCTGCGTCGTCTGGGCACGACGTTCCGCGGACTCGTCCTGGCCGATCGGACGATCCGGCTCTGCGGTGTCGTCACCGAGCGGGACGAGTCGGCGCGTACCGTCGAGGTCGACGTGTGGATCGAGAGCGACGAAGGCGAGCGCCTCGTCATCGGCACTGCGACCCTGCAGCTCGCCTGA
- a CDS encoding MaoC family dehydratase N-terminal domain-containing protein codes for MLDVDPAILGQEFDRAEHEAVTAEELVSFARALGETDPRYTQAGPELVAHPTYCVRFKGQKFFPDTLPEKLRFRMSFDAGKDIRLGTPIRPGDRITVSSTLHEVYEKTGRTGSMVFVVVRFTMMNRRSETVAVVDNRFMYKGLEG; via the coding sequence ATGCTCGACGTCGACCCCGCCATCCTGGGACAGGAATTCGACCGTGCGGAGCACGAGGCTGTGACGGCCGAGGAGCTCGTTTCATTCGCTCGTGCGCTCGGAGAGACCGACCCGCGCTACACCCAGGCGGGGCCGGAGCTGGTCGCGCATCCGACCTATTGCGTGCGCTTCAAAGGGCAGAAGTTCTTCCCCGATACCCTCCCGGAAAAGCTCAGGTTTCGCATGAGCTTCGATGCCGGGAAGGACATCCGGCTCGGGACCCCGATCCGGCCCGGCGACCGGATCACCGTCAGCTCCACCCTTCATGAAGTCTACGAGAAGACCGGCCGTACCGGCTCGATGGTCTTCGTGGTCGTCCGCTTCACGATGATGAACCGCCGGAGCGAGACCGTCGCCGTCGTCGACAACCGCTTCATGTACAAGGGACTCGAGGGCTGA
- a CDS encoding HAMP domain-containing sensor histidine kinase has protein sequence MKLTRKLILALVVTIFVVMGIDAALQLRREVTLFESDMAHDERAMGQALRVALEAAATEAGVDHARALLERIRQSESRVNLRWISLDRPGDMAALTPGAREHLLQGDEAHVVRTDEVGNEHQSTYMPIVVGGTRVAAIELSEPLEPQRSFLRRTELQILGTLIVLILVCGAAAMWLGVVFVGRPMRALAEQARRIGTGDLSQRLGLRQRDEIGSLAAELNVTCDRLAEAQQQVRVETEARIAALEQLRHADRLKTVGQLASGVAHELGTPLNVVGGRAKLIASGALSPDEVTGSARVIAEQSERMTAIIRQLLDFARRRGTRAAVVDLRDIVARTTDMLAVLARGRGVTIDVERKPNPMRIRTDPNQLQQALTNILVNGIQAMPEGGRLHVEVGPGPSHGTPPARNGDATGYWQVVVEDEGVGIPAEHVPRLFEPFFTTKSVGEGTGLGLAVAHGIVAEHGGWINVISTPGHGSRFEVVLEAEDMTPNQAEAV, from the coding sequence TTGAAGCTCACTCGCAAGCTCATCCTGGCGCTCGTGGTCACGATCTTCGTGGTCATGGGGATCGACGCGGCCCTCCAGCTTCGCCGGGAGGTCACGCTCTTCGAGTCCGACATGGCGCACGACGAGCGTGCGATGGGCCAGGCGCTCCGGGTGGCCCTGGAGGCCGCCGCGACCGAGGCCGGCGTCGACCATGCGCGGGCCCTGCTCGAGCGGATCCGCCAGAGCGAGAGCCGGGTGAACCTCCGCTGGATCTCGCTCGACCGCCCGGGCGACATGGCGGCCCTCACCCCCGGGGCGCGGGAGCACCTGCTGCAGGGCGACGAGGCGCACGTCGTGCGCACCGACGAGGTCGGCAACGAGCACCAGTCGACGTACATGCCGATCGTCGTCGGGGGCACCCGGGTGGCGGCCATCGAGCTCTCGGAGCCCCTCGAGCCGCAGCGAAGCTTCCTGCGCCGCACCGAGCTGCAGATCCTCGGCACGCTGATCGTGCTGATCCTCGTCTGCGGCGCGGCGGCCATGTGGCTCGGCGTCGTCTTCGTCGGGCGGCCGATGCGTGCGCTCGCTGAGCAGGCGCGCCGGATCGGTACCGGCGACCTCTCGCAGCGCCTCGGCCTGCGGCAGCGCGACGAGATCGGCAGCCTGGCGGCCGAGCTGAACGTCACCTGCGATCGGCTCGCCGAGGCGCAGCAGCAGGTCCGGGTGGAGACCGAGGCACGCATCGCGGCGCTGGAGCAGCTCCGGCACGCCGACCGCCTGAAGACCGTCGGACAGCTCGCGTCCGGCGTCGCACACGAGCTGGGGACGCCCCTCAACGTCGTGGGCGGCCGCGCCAAGCTGATCGCGTCCGGAGCCCTCTCGCCCGACGAGGTGACCGGCAGTGCCCGCGTCATCGCCGAGCAGTCCGAGCGCATGACCGCAATCATCCGCCAGCTCCTGGACTTCGCGCGACGGCGGGGTACCCGCGCCGCGGTCGTCGACCTGCGCGACATCGTCGCCCGGACCACCGACATGCTCGCCGTGCTGGCCAGGGGTCGGGGGGTCACGATCGACGTCGAGCGCAAACCCAACCCGATGCGCATCCGGACCGATCCCAACCAGCTTCAGCAGGCCTTAACGAACATCCTGGTGAACGGCATCCAGGCCATGCCCGAGGGGGGTCGCCTCCACGTCGAGGTGGGGCCCGGGCCCTCGCATGGCACGCCGCCTGCAAGGAACGGCGACGCAACTGGTTACTGGCAGGTCGTGGTCGAGGACGAAGGCGTCGGCATCCCCGCCGAGCACGTTCCTCGTTTGTTCGAACCGTTCTTCACCACGAAGAGCGTCGGCGAAGGCACCGGGCTCGGGCTCGCCGTCGCGCACGGCATCGTCGCCGAGCACGGGGGATGGATCAACGTCATCAGCACACCGGGGCATGGGAGCCGCTTCGAGGTCGTCCTCGAGGCGGAGGACATGACGCCCAATCAAGCGGAGGCCGTATGA
- a CDS encoding sigma-54 dependent transcriptional regulator: MKGTILVVDDDKSLCEFLEVGLRRAGFTVASSTIPDEALKMLDTVEPDVVLADLEMRGVGGLELCERVAASRPDVPVVLMTAFGSLEAAIGAIRAGAYDFLTKPVDIDALTVALERAIQHRSLRAEVQTLRRVVEDARGFGDLLGSSAAMQAVYDLVERAAPTTASVLITGESGTGKELVARAVHRRSRRSAGPFVAVNCAAIPEALIESELFGHVRGAFTDARGARTGLFLQAHGGTLFLDEIGDLPLSLQPKLLRALQERSVRPVGSDAEVPCDVRVITATNRDLEAAVREGRFREDLFFRLAVIHVPVPPLRDRGNDVLALAQHFLSRSAKEANSSVRGLSPAAAERLLAYEWPGNVRELQNAIERAVALARTDVLNADDLPERVTGPRTNGSAAPGETAQPTTFAPLDEVERRHILRVLEAMRGNKTVAAQVLGIDRKTLHRKLTGYAGVPRRASFRSVSPQLG, translated from the coding sequence ATGAAAGGTACGATTCTCGTCGTCGACGACGACAAATCCTTGTGCGAGTTCCTCGAGGTCGGCCTGCGCCGAGCCGGCTTCACGGTCGCTTCGAGTACCATCCCCGACGAAGCCCTGAAGATGCTCGACACCGTCGAGCCCGACGTAGTCCTGGCCGACCTCGAGATGCGAGGCGTCGGCGGGCTCGAGCTCTGCGAGCGCGTCGCCGCGAGCCGTCCCGACGTCCCGGTCGTCCTCATGACGGCCTTCGGCAGCCTCGAGGCCGCGATCGGCGCCATCCGCGCAGGGGCCTACGACTTCCTCACCAAACCGGTCGACATCGACGCCCTCACGGTGGCACTCGAGCGCGCCATCCAGCACCGCTCGCTGCGGGCCGAGGTCCAGACCTTGCGCCGCGTGGTCGAGGACGCACGCGGCTTCGGCGATCTGCTCGGGTCGAGCGCGGCCATGCAGGCAGTCTACGACCTCGTCGAGCGGGCGGCGCCCACCACCGCGTCGGTGCTCATCACCGGCGAGAGCGGCACCGGCAAGGAGCTCGTGGCGCGCGCCGTCCACCGGCGCAGCCGCCGCAGCGCGGGCCCGTTCGTTGCCGTCAATTGCGCGGCCATTCCCGAGGCTCTCATCGAAAGCGAGCTCTTCGGGCACGTGCGCGGCGCGTTCACGGACGCCCGCGGGGCGCGCACCGGCCTCTTCCTGCAGGCCCACGGCGGCACGCTGTTCCTCGACGAGATCGGCGACCTGCCGCTCTCCCTCCAGCCGAAGCTGCTGCGCGCGCTCCAGGAGCGCTCGGTGCGCCCGGTCGGCTCCGACGCCGAGGTACCGTGCGACGTGCGCGTCATCACCGCGACCAACCGCGATCTCGAGGCGGCCGTCCGCGAAGGACGCTTCCGCGAGGACCTGTTCTTCCGCCTGGCGGTGATCCACGTGCCCGTGCCGCCGCTGCGCGACCGCGGCAACGACGTCCTCGCCCTGGCGCAGCACTTCCTCAGCCGCTCGGCCAAGGAGGCCAACTCGTCCGTGCGCGGTCTCTCGCCCGCCGCGGCCGAGCGCCTGCTCGCCTACGAATGGCCGGGCAACGTGCGCGAGCTGCAGAACGCCATCGAGCGCGCCGTCGCCCTGGCGCGCACCGACGTCCTCAACGCCGACGACCTGCCCGAGCGCGTGACGGGGCCCCGCACGAACGGCTCCGCCGCTCCGGGCGAGACGGCGCAGCCCACCACGTTCGCACCGCTCGACGAGGTCGAGCGGCGCCACATCCTGCGTGTGCTGGAGGCGATGCGCGGCAACAAGACGGTCGCGGCCCAGGTGCTCGGCATCGATCGCAAGACGCTCCACCGCAAGCTCACCGGCTACGCGGGCGTGCCGCGCAGGGCGTCCTTCCGCAGCGTTTCTCCGCAGCTGGGGTAG
- a CDS encoding response regulator has product MNESSTNAAALSLPTTARRPRILVAEDSTEMRRLIAGTLRAQGYDVTEARDGMELLDYIEEAAKYDASDRYAAVVSDVRMPWLSGMDVMAVLNAAAWRTPVVLITAFGDEETHAEGRALGAAVMIDKPFEMETLTSALSRLLSERTW; this is encoded by the coding sequence ATGAACGAATCGAGCACCAACGCAGCCGCCCTGAGCTTGCCGACGACGGCGCGGAGGCCTCGCATCCTGGTGGCCGAGGACAGCACGGAGATGCGCCGGCTCATCGCCGGCACGCTCCGCGCCCAGGGCTACGACGTCACCGAAGCGCGTGACGGCATGGAGCTCCTCGACTACATCGAAGAAGCCGCCAAGTACGATGCATCCGATCGGTATGCGGCCGTCGTCTCCGACGTCCGCATGCCGTGGCTCTCCGGAATGGACGTCATGGCCGTGCTCAACGCCGCGGCGTGGCGCACGCCCGTCGTCCTGATCACGGCCTTCGGCGACGAGGAGACGCATGCCGAAGGTCGGGCCCTCGGCGCCGCGGTCATGATCGACAAGCCCTTCGAGATGGAAACCCTGACGAGCGCGCTCTCACGCCTTCTCTCCGAACGGACGTGGTGA
- a CDS encoding GNAT family N-acetyltransferase → MTVVREWRRDGFVVSTDPVRLDLLLVQRWLAEESYWAKGIPLDVIERAARGSLNFGLYGSDEQVAYARVVTDYATFAWLADVFVAAAHRGRGLGKWLVECVMACPELQDLRSYLLATADAHELYRRFGFEEPEPRRLMRKTDPDIYLRGR, encoded by the coding sequence GTGACCGTCGTCCGCGAGTGGCGTCGCGACGGGTTCGTGGTGAGCACGGACCCCGTTCGCCTGGACCTCCTCCTGGTGCAGCGCTGGCTGGCCGAGGAGTCGTACTGGGCCAAGGGCATTCCGCTCGACGTCATCGAGCGCGCCGCCAGGGGATCGCTCAACTTCGGGCTCTACGGATCCGACGAACAGGTCGCCTATGCGCGCGTGGTCACCGACTACGCGACGTTCGCGTGGCTCGCCGACGTGTTCGTGGCGGCGGCGCACCGCGGGCGCGGCCTCGGCAAGTGGCTCGTCGAGTGCGTGATGGCGTGCCCCGAGCTGCAAGATCTGCGGAGCTACCTCCTCGCCACCGCGGACGCCCACGAGCTCTATCGTCGCTTCGGGTTCGAGGAGCCCGAGCCGCGGCGGCTCATGCGCAAGACCGATCCCGACATCTACCTGCGCGGCCGGTAG
- a CDS encoding PHP-associated domain-containing protein: MILDLHMHSEASDDSRAPVEAYLKILQRKREERPLDGIVLTEHRQFDPTRDFRDLEDKYGLLILNAAEIETDYGHVLVYGVNDDILARFDFANVRLPAQDVITEVYRMGGVALPCHPGRPNVGMCAHYETKPVLEGVIAVEALNGGSKKGEDARVRELMERYGYAGFGGSDSHLVSFVGICATELDADIRTMDDLVRELRAGRCRPVDFRPRAAAS, translated from the coding sequence ATGATCCTCGATCTGCACATGCACTCGGAGGCCTCCGACGACAGCCGGGCGCCGGTCGAGGCGTACTTGAAGATCCTGCAGCGCAAGCGCGAGGAGCGGCCGCTCGACGGCATCGTGCTGACCGAGCACCGCCAGTTCGACCCGACCCGCGATTTCCGCGACCTCGAGGACAAGTACGGCCTGCTCATCCTCAACGCGGCCGAGATCGAGACCGACTACGGCCACGTACTCGTCTACGGCGTCAACGACGACATCCTGGCGCGGTTCGACTTCGCGAACGTGCGTCTCCCGGCGCAGGACGTGATCACCGAGGTCTACCGGATGGGTGGCGTGGCGCTGCCATGCCATCCCGGTCGCCCGAACGTGGGCATGTGCGCCCACTACGAGACGAAGCCCGTGCTCGAGGGTGTGATCGCGGTCGAGGCGCTGAACGGGGGCTCGAAGAAGGGCGAGGACGCGCGCGTCCGCGAGCTGATGGAGCGGTACGGCTACGCGGGCTTCGGCGGCAGCGACTCGCACCTGGTGAGCTTCGTCGGCATCTGCGCGACGGAGCTCGACGCCGACATACGCACCATGGACGACCTCGTGCGCGAGCTGCGGGCCGGCCGCTGCCGGCCGGTCGACTTCCGGCCGCGCGCCGCGGCGTCGTGA